GCTCAATATACGTGACTGCTTCTTTCAAGTGTTCTGCAAACTTTAGGTGCACCAGCACGGTTGAGAGCCTACGCCTGCAAGCAAAGAAAACAATAACAGAGTAAACATACCAAAGAAGCAATGCTCATGAAGCACTTCCATGTTTGCTTTAATTaggcaaacaaaacaaaaaccattCTATGCATTCATATCAGCCATGCATTTGAACAAGTATTTGCTTACCTACAAAAAGATGACACTGATAACCGATCACATAGAGCCAAGCTTTTCCTGGTTGGGATTACGCCCATATTGTATCTGCCAATGATAGGAAAATGATATATGAATCAATGTCTTTTGTTTAAGATATACAATTCATTCATTCGAGGAAAAACTCAACCCAACAATTATGGAATCTTTGCATCTTGATCTCATAACAAGCATGTATAAGTAAAAATCAAGTAATAATGTATCTATTAGCACAAAAGCATAGTCAGAAAGGCAGGGCAACATAGATTTTAAACCACCTTTTGGGCATTCTTATAGGATTAATCCTCAAAATAACTACTGTCACCATAATTCAAAAGTTTCGGGATGTTTGGAGATTGAAATCTTTCTCTATATTCACTCAGCAAAGTGAAACAATGACAAACATAATTCTGAATGTTCTATTATATAGTTCTATATCTTAACAACATGAAACATTTATTCAGAATATTACaacataattcaatataaattacaCAAGTGAAGTAGCAAAAACTACAACTTTAAATGAAGTTAAACTATAACAACTTATAAAGAAAAACCCACAGTTTCTCTAACAGCAAATCAGTCATCTCGATTCGAAAAGGGTCTCGAGGATCCATCTGCTTCAATATATTCACCAATTTCTGGACCATCCGGCACAAACCGGAATATCTGTTTCCAATTTCAACCaaccataaataatatataaacccaaaatcaaaatcaatatcaatatcaatatcaagaaTGAACAGACTATAGAGAAATTACAGACTTCTTATAATCGTCACGACCAGTGACATGATAACGATGCAGAATGAGATTCTCCCGGTGACCACCttctcttttccattccaaaaaaTTTACTTTCTTCAACAGTTTTTTCTCATGAAACTTTAGCTTCCTCATCCTATGGCtacttaagaaaattaaaaaagagaaaaaaaaaaaaaccccccaCGAGAGAAATCAGCGGCAGCTTTAAATTTGGAAGAGAAAGAGGGAAGGGTTGAGGCAGGGAGCGCAATTTTGCTTTAGGGTTTAGTTTGTTTTGATTCAAAGCCCATATTTGAAGCCCATATAATTGTTTTTCAAAAGCATTTTACTACCTTGATTACGGAGATTTTGCTTTAGGATTTAGGTTCTTTCCGAAGCCCATTTAAATCTTTTCCAAAATACTTTACTATCATTAATATATACTATCGACCTTAATTACTTATTATAGctgaataattttgaattttacttttaaaatcatTAAGGAGCGGGATAGAAATAAAGATGACATTATCTACTTCCACACCACATATCTTCATTTTATTTACATTCCTTCAATCCATCCCTTTAACCATACCATACTTGTTCATcttataatttaaatttcttttgtaaaaatacatatttgcgatttaaaattaaaaaaaattaaacatagtcaAAGGCAACGTTAAGGTTTCAAACTCCTCGAAAGCTGAAGTGGGTGGATTACTTAGAAAATGTTCTTTACATATCAAGCTGAGACAGCCTTTACCATATAACCTACCTCAACCTAAACCATAAACAAGTCTTACTGACAATAATACAATATCCTAATAGGAAAAAGATTGAAAGATAATTTGTAGCTATGCTATCattaaacacacacacacacacacacacacacacacgcatATATATGCATCCCAGGTGAATTTCTGTCTTCAAC
The sequence above is drawn from the Gossypium hirsutum isolate 1008001.06 chromosome A05, Gossypium_hirsutum_v2.1, whole genome shotgun sequence genome and encodes:
- the LOC107907364 gene encoding U3 small nucleolar ribonucleoprotein protein IMP3, coding for MRKLKFHEKKLLKKVNFLEWKREGGHRENLILHRYHVTGRDDYKKYSGLCRMVQKLVNILKQMDPRDPFRIEMTDLLLEKLYNMGVIPTRKSLALCDRLSVSSFCRRRLSTVLVHLKFAEHLKEAVTYIEQGHIRVGPETVTDPAFLVTRNMEDFITWVDTSKIRRKVLEYNEKLDDYDAMN